From a single Rosa rugosa chromosome 7, drRosRugo1.1, whole genome shotgun sequence genomic region:
- the LOC133722535 gene encoding uncharacterized protein LOC133722535, with translation MAEASAALFFSPFSSSFSPAKHPSLSSFSRAFSPNFPISHPCPSRLLRFPAKSSSDSLPDDLFSFFPWSNDSEIQWVPEDRVTLFTSEGLVQIGGSIVPRRVASSDKKRSKTSQRYQRFQESDYMDTEQGLCLGALFDIAATNGLDMGRRLCILGFCRSIEMLSDVVEDTVLEHGGEVVEAEKATKGGLHEKLRMTVAVPLLWGVPPASETLHLAVKSGGGIVDKVYWQWDFL, from the exons atggCGGAAGCTTCCGCTGCTCTCTTCTTCTCccccttctcttcttctttctctcccgCCAAgcatccctctctctcttctttctcccGCGCTTTTTCTCCCAATTTCCCAATTTCCCATCCTTGCCCCTCCCGCCTCCTCCGCTTTCCCGCCAAATCCTCCTCCGATTCCCTCCCCGACGACCTCTTCAGCTTCTTTCCCTGGTCCAATGACTCCG AAATCCAATGGGTTCCTGAGGACAGAGTCACATTGTTCACTTCTGAGGGGCTTGTTCAGATTGGAGGCTCCATAGTCCCTCGCCGTGTCGCTTCTTCGGAT AAGAAGAGGTCAAAGACTAGTCAAAGATATCAGCGATTTCAAGAGAGTGATTACATGGATACAGAGCAGGGTCTGTGTCTGGGTGCTCTCTTTGATATTGCAGCAACAAAT GGACTTGATATGGGCAGGAGGCTTTGTATACTTGGGTTTTGCCGTTCCATTGAGATGCTAAGCGATGTTGTGGAAGACACTGTGTTGGAACATGGCGGGGAG GTTGTTGAGGCAGAGAAGGCGACAAAAGGTGGTTTGCATGAAAAGCTAAGAATGACGGTTGCGGTACCATTACTTTGGGGGGTTCCTCCTGCTTCTGAAACCCTTCACCTCGCTGTTAAGAGTGGCGGAGGAATTGTAGATAAGGTTTATTGGCAGTGGGATTTTCTGTAA